In the genome of Rhinopithecus roxellana isolate Shanxi Qingling chromosome 14, ASM756505v1, whole genome shotgun sequence, the window CCCATCCCCTTTAGGCTCCTCTAATTCAGAAATTCTAATCAAATAGCTAGTCTCACTAGCTAGTTCCAAATAAGGTGGACCAGGATTGTTTCCCCAACCAGAGGTGGGAGAGTAGAGCGGCTGCCCCGCCTGCTTAGTCTGGTTACTATGGCGACAGCCGCGGGgtgacccaagtgatcctccctccctcctcccaaacCAAGAGAGATGACGGCACCACGCTGACTGCGCCAAATTCCAGCCAATGGGCGGCTGCTCCCGCCTTCCCTTCCGCCAGCTCTCCCCCTCCCTCCGGGAACTCGATTCACAAATCTGGACTGGGGATTTCCGGCTCCAGGCAGGTTACAAGGGCCCTGGGCTGAGGCCAGGGGAGTCGAGTCCTGTAGTCCTGGGAGGGCAAGTGGGAACCGACATTCTTGGGTTCTGGAGCCAGACTTCAGTAACTCGCCGCCAGAATAGATGACACCCTATTCCCAAATTATCCGGAAGATCTAGTTGAGGCCGAGTCTGCAACTCTTCCTGCCCCTACAAGCCCCGACCCCACCCGAGCGCGCCCTTCAGCACCACGGACAGCGAACCCGGGCCTCGTCTTGGCCGGCCCCGCCGGGTTCTTTCCGAATCTTCTCCGCCACGGCCGGACTAGGGTCGGAGCTGCCGGCACTCTGTTGAAGCCAGGCCTCTTTGGGCCAATGAAACAGTGAACAGGGCGCTTAGCCACGTGGCTAAGAAGGCAATGGGGACAGAGCAGGGATCTCAGGCTAAATAGCACATTTTCCCTCTTGTTTCAATACCGGAGAATGGCTTCCTTCTCCCCAGCTGCCCCTTCTTGGGGATAAATGGCAAAGGTCTGAATCTCAAGCACGGATGGGCCTCCCAAGACTCCTGAGTGGGCGTGCGACCGGGGCAGCGTCGAAGCAGCCCCATGGTGGTTGGGGGATAAGGAGAGAAGTGTGGCAGACAGGCCCCACTTGGGAGTGGTGAATACAGACTTAGGCCCGACTGTACTCTTGACCAATATATGGTGGGGAGAgatggggaggaaggggaaaataGTAATAAGGACTAGCTAGTTCTGCCTCAATGGGTCACATCACAGAAAGGGCACAATTCCCGCTGTCCCTATCATTCGGTCTCTAAGTGGCCCAGGCACTAAAGAGGAGCTAGGTCAGACAAGATGGAGGCGGAAGTGGGGGGATGGATTCAGCTTTATCACCAGGCCTCACCCTCAGCTACCTCCCTTTACTCTTtaccctctgtaaaatggaagccGATGgcgggggtggggatggggaggaggagaagttCTCAGGGACTTGATCTTCCCTACTAGAGCCCCATCTCTTGCCTTCCTGCCCTGGCCGTGACAGTTCCACTACcactcccactccctccctcccggGGCCCAAAGAAAGACCGGCGCAAAACCATCTGCAGGCGCTTCCAGCGCTTTATAGTTCTTTCCGGGACAGACGGACAGACAGACAGTGCGGTCCGCTCTGTCGGCCCGCATCATTGGCACCTTGGACACGGCCCCAGGCCCAACCCAGTCCCTGGTACTCTACCGGGAGGATTCCTGTCCCGCCTCAGCTCAGCACCTCGGACAgttcccagcccagcctcccccctcccccctccctccgcaaacaaccaaataaattaaaaggggcagtggggaggggaaaCAAAAAAGCTAAGGATAAGGAAGCGGGATGTTCCTCCCCCAAGGTAAGAAGTTTTCTTCTCCTCCCACCTGTCCACTGAGGCGCCGCGGCCGGGGTGGTCTCCCAGGTTGATTTTGCCTccaaacctcagcctcctgaaagaAGCCGTCAGCCCCTTCCTCCACCCCCCCAGCTCCCAGCATGCAACACGTTGGAAAAGGTGGGGAGAGGCAGTGGGGGTGGGGCGAGGGGCCATCCTGGTGGCTGTCTGGGTGCCTGCAGTTTCTCCTGGCACCTCAGTCGATCcaaattaaaaactaatattCCCTTTGATCTGGGGAAGGGGGTGTGGGAACTCAGTCAGGAATAAAAAATGCAAGCTGACACAAGTGGAGGAAGAAGGCAGACAGGAAGGAAGACGGTGACACATGACAGGAGCAACAAGAAGAGGAGATGGGGACACAGGTGCAGGAGGAGAAACGAGGGGCCATGGGGTACAGTCAAGCAAGGGGTAAGGTAGAGATGCGGACACACACGCCCAaggaacagaaaatggaaaggcagtgagagggaggaagaaagagaggaacaggagagagagaggaatgcaGACAGGAGGAAAAATGGAGACACAAAAAGGAGGCAAGGAAATGGACAAAACCGAGGGGGAATGGActgaagggaaggggaagacccgggcagaaatgaagaaatgggGGCGCAGACAGACGGGAAGAGTGAGGTTGGAGTGCCCTTCCCGCGCTCATCTTCCGTCCCCACTTCACGCCCAGCAAATCCAAACACCGCGGCCTCTGGTGTCCCGGCCTCCACTTTCCCCTGAGGGGCATGGGCGGCTCCTCCTCTGCCCAGCCGGGGCGCTGAGCGGCGGTAACAGCGGCGGTGGCTTGGTGGTCCCGGGGGGTCCGAGTGTGTGtcgggggctggggagggggatgggCGCGGCCCCTGGGTATCCCTAGCGGTCCAGGTTCATAGTCCAATGCTTGGCTCCGGCCGCGCAGCTGTCCCTGGCGGCCGAGGAGGCGGCGGACGCGCCCCCGTTCGGTGGGCCCCCGCCGCTGGCGGCGGCCTCGCCCTCGTTCTTGAGGTCTTGAAAGACCTGCGTGAAGAAGTGGGGGTCGGCGTTGAGCCGCAGCATCTGCGGGCTGAGCCGCTGGATGAGGCGCAGGCAGCGCTGCCAGAAGCGCTCCTTGTCGGGCTCCACGAGGAAGGGCTTGAGTGGGTAGGAGATCTCGTTGCCCATGTAGGAGTAGGCGAGGTAGAGGCAGGTGAGGAAGGCGGCCTGCAGCTCGGCGGCCGACGCCAGCTCGTCCCCACGCAGCGACTCGCGGCACAGCAGGTACACGAACACCAGGTTGGCGGGCGTAATGAAGGCCTGGTCTTGCCAGCCCTGCAGCAGCAGCGAGCGGTCCACACCGCGGAACCAGCCCACCAGCTCGCCGGGGCTCAGCTCCTTGAGGCGGTAGCAGCGTCGGCACACGAAGTCGCCCAGACAGCGCAGCAGCTCGCCGGTGGACGCCTGCACGATGACCCGCCGCGGCGAGCCGCCAGGCACCGGCGGCGCCGCCTGCGGGGCTGGGGGAGGCGGTGGCGGAGGCTTTCCCCCTCCCGAGCCCGGTGGCTGAGCGGCCGCGCTGCCCCCCGACGGTGGCTCGCAGGTGGCGGCAGCCGCGGGCACGGTGGGCACTGGCACCGCCAGGGGCTTGGCGGTGCCACCGCCGTCGGGGGGATCCCGGCCCTTGCGGAGAAGGTTCTCGCGGTTGCGTTGCTGGACCAGGGGGTCGGGGCCCGTGGATGCCGGCTTGGGTGTCACCTTCTTGCTGCCTTTCTTCTTCTTGGCGGACGCGGCCACCAGGCGCTTCCAGGTGAGCGCCGAGATGAGCACGGACGGCCGCTTGAGTCGGCTCTCGCCTTTGCCGCCCTTGCCCACTGGCGGCGCCCCGTAGCCCCCCAGCGCCTCGTCCCCCGCAGGCGGCGCCTTCTTCTTCTCTTCGGGCAGCCCGCCGGGCCTCCGGCCCTTGGCCGAGGAGGCAGGGGAAAGAGACAGCACCGTGCCCATCCTGCAGAGCGGGGCCGGCGCCCGGGCCCCAGCGGGAGCCGCGGGCGGCGCCGCTGCTACTGCAGCCCCGGGGGACCCGGCGGTGGGGGGCCTAGCCCCGGCCCGGGCGCGCGGACTGGCGGGGGAAGGTGGCTGCTAGGCGGCTCCGCTGCTCTGAGCCTGAGCTGCGCCAGCTGCAGCGTCAGCCCCACCCCTTGGGCCCCTTTTTCCGCCGCGCTGTGCCCCGCCTCACGCGGCCAATCCGCTCCCGAGTTGCACTCCTGATGGGCAGCTCCTGTGACCAATAGACTCTCGCACGTCAATTTCAAGTCCCGCCCCAATCCCCACCCTCTGTCCTGAGTCTTTTCCCTTCCCCCGTTCCGGGGAAGGGGAAGGCGTTGGTCGTCGTTCGAGTGGCCTCCTCAGGGTCAGAGTTGAAGAGGGGTGGTGGCAGGTCCTACCTCCTCCTCCGGATCCTAGAGCATGGGTCAGCTTGTTCTGATGCACTGGGTCGCGGTAGCAGATAAACCATGGGAACAGCcctccttctctctgcctttgAATTTGTGTGGGGGGCCAGTGTGAGTAGTGAGTGCCCTCACCGGATGCCCAGGTCCCAGCTGGGTCGCGTTGTAGTGGCTCCTCCAATGTGGCTGTCAGGtctgtttcctcttctccacCCCACCTCGCCCACTACCCCCCAGGTCGCTAGAGGGGCTGCAGCAGGCACATTTCTGCCCTGCCTGTTTGGGAGTCCTGGCAGAGCCTTCTTGCAGGTCACAACCCGCCTCCTTGGGGGTTCCAGCTTGAAGGGGAGAGGGGGAGCAGCAGGGTCTCAAATATGCCCCTGAGGCCTCTGCTTGCCGTCCTGATTCTCTGCAACTGAGCCTGTGGGGCAGACCCTTGGCTCTGGTCCCTATGCAGCTCCACTAATATACACAGATCTCACACTTGGGTGGGTGATGGATAAGGTTGGTCCCTGGGGAAGCGCTGGAACTTGGACCACTTGGTTTACCCGGTTTTGGATAGTGAACGGAGCCTCCTGTGTGGATGGAAGCCCAAGAGGGTTGGACCAACCTCCAGCCCAACCCTGGGTCCAGGTTGAGGTGGGTTTCATCATTAAATGCTTCCTGCAGGTCAGGTCCCAGCTGTCCCCACTCCCAGGAGCAATCTGTTAGGCTGGGTCCTGCCCACTTCTCTCTGGGTCTGTCTGTTCCCTCCTCAGTACCCATCAGCCCTTTGCCCTGGGTTTTGGACTCCCCAGGCCTTACCTGCAGGTCTTGAGCACAGCTGGTTCTGGACCTATTCTATCTGCCTTGTTAGATCATGTCCACCCTTCTTGGAACCTGCTCTGTGTGCCTCCCCCAGGACAAGGGTCTTCTGGCTTCTTAAGTAAGTGGACCTTGTAGGTGCACATGGGTTCGATGTGGAGAAAAACCCCTGCCTATGCATTTCAGTAAATTCTCAA includes:
- the CDK5R2 gene encoding cyclin-dependent kinase 5 activator 2, with amino-acid sequence MGTVLSLSPASSAKGRRPGGLPEEKKKAPPAGDEALGGYGAPPVGKGGKGESRLKRPSVLISALTWKRLVAASAKKKKGSKKVTPKPASTGPDPLVQQRNRENLLRKGRDPPDGGGTAKPLAVPVPTVPAAAATCEPPSGGSAAAQPPGSGGGKPPPPPPPAPQAAPPVPGGSPRRVIVQASTGELLRCLGDFVCRRCYRLKELSPGELVGWFRGVDRSLLLQGWQDQAFITPANLVFVYLLCRESLRGDELASAAELQAAFLTCLYLAYSYMGNEISYPLKPFLVEPDKERFWQRCLRLIQRLSPQMLRLNADPHFFTQVFQDLKNEGEAAASGGGPPNGGASAASSAARDSCAAGAKHWTMNLDR